TTCGATGGGTCCTTCAGCACTTTTCTGCTTTAACAGATCTTAAGAATGTAGGAAATTAAATAATTTGaccatcctctcttcttcttcttcttcttttgttttcctTGGCAGAAGAGATGCATACATGTTACGACAGCATTTCAACTTGGCTGGATCAATCATCTCCTCCCACCATCCCTGTAGGGTCCCTCGCTCTCTTGATCCTTCAGGAAGCCAAGGAATGCAAGCAGACCAAAAAAGAAGAAACCGCCTGACCAAGGATGACCTCCACCACCaccgccaccaccaccaccatcgcCATCATCACGAGGTGGGAATCCAGTACCCCCATCATCAAGGTCTGGTGATTTCTCTTTTCCTGAAATCCACAAATATACAGCTTTtcttatttgatccaaaaattagtCAAAGCGAAATAATATGCCAGCAAGTAACAGTTTTTAGAGAACACTGGTTTAGTATTACCTTGGATGGGAGCAATCGTGATTGTTGATGACTGGCGTGTGACAGTCTGTGTTTGCTCTGCGGCACATCTTGCATTCTGCAGCAGAAGTAATACCAAATTTACGAATAATAGGTTCATTAAGAACAAAAATAACTTGAACGAATGTCAAGTTTTACACAGATATACAAGCACCTGCAAGAAGGATCTTGCATTCAAAAATAACCAGAGATACAGCAGACAGGTAAGTGTAAATGGAATCAAGATCAGTAAGTCAAGATGCATATTGCCTATGAATATGAAATCAACCATGAGCCAACAGAAATTGAGAGAAACAAGATTAGATACAAAAGCTTTGAAGAAGAAGCTCTGGAAGTCACATGATTCCCACTTTTAGTCCACCAATGTGCTGATTCCAAGATCAAAAGATGCAAAACAAGAGAATGCCAGACATGGCAGGGAGCTAACTAAAATGGCAGCAGGAAAACATGACAAGAGCATGCAAAATAGGAGCACTAACAGCAAGCAAACTGTGATCCAGCCAGAAGAGAATACCATCCAAGTTTTGCTACATCAGCAAGTCCTCAAGAGCCATTATTCAGAAATATAATAGCATTGGCAGTGGTACCCATAGTCATGAAAcagtccccccccccccccaccccccccgcaacccaccaaaaaaaaaaaagatgctaaCAAGACAACCATCAGAAACAAGAAAACCAGCAGACCGTCAGTGCAGCATCAGAATCTCTTCAAATATATGTAGTATTGGGAATCTAGATCAAATATGATCCTGTTTTATGTTCCCTAAAAGTTTTAACTGACCATTTGCTTTCAAAGTCCAGTTTACACAGAATAGCTTTGACAAATAATTTACCATAAGAACTGGAATGGTCCAACTTTCAACTAAAGCAATGTCAAGCTTGGAAACACCCAAGACACTCTAATGACATCATTAAATACCACATATGTCAATATTCACAATGCATAAAGAGATCCTCAAAACCTTCTAAGGAACATGATCTAGCCAGTCATATTCTGCAGGGAATATATTCCCCCAAAATCTTCTACACTAAAAGAATAGTTTGGATGACTGGAAAAGAATCACTTGTGCACTGAACAGGAGGCAACAAGGTGGAGAGGACCAAAGATACCAAAAACAGCAGTTGACTGCAAAGGTCTGTCCTCAGACTAAATTTACACCATTTCAACCCTAATGCCACATAAGAAACCCAAACTACCAAAGAACTCTAGAAGTTACCCATTGCTTCCCCCTCAACATCCTTGTTTCTTTGAACTTAATAGCCCTTCAGTACTCAAATCCACATGATCAGACACCAAGTGTGGGTACCATCCTATAAAGTGTAGGACATAACGTTTGTAAAGGCTAGGTCCTGCAGAGCCAACCCCCTAAAACGTTACACGAGGCCCATATCCATGACCAAAAGCTAATAACCATCTTCTACCTTCAATGCCCTATCCAAACCCCTCATACTTGAGCCTCCTAAGACTCACATGTTTTCCATAATAATGTTAAAATTTGAAGAATAATGTCATATTCCTTATTCCTGCCTTTACAAGCATTTTGGAGTTTGGACAAGTTTTCAAACAAGATTAAgcattattttaagatcagaccATGTCAGGCTATTAAAATTTGGATTCAATGGGTCAAATTCAAAATTCTTTAGGTCCGCATGCACTTTAAAACACTTATAATCAGACCAACCTATATAATGCGTGAACTTCTACCACTGTCTGCAAACACCACCTTAACTGCTAGGGTTAAGGAAACAAT
Above is a genomic segment from Elaeis guineensis isolate ETL-2024a chromosome 1, EG11, whole genome shotgun sequence containing:
- the LOC105060515 gene encoding uncharacterized protein; translated protein: MMSLTAGTVPTLTISSKRLPGKTKILQSQRLELTKSGIAVPCIKFQPFQNRQPILHAQRLRSTAVICAAALNARCAAEQTQTVTRQSSTITIAPIQGKEKSPDLDDGGTGFPPRDDGDGGGGGGGGGGHPWSGGFFFFGLLAFLGFLKDQESEGPYRDGGRR